In the genome of Candidatus Bathyarchaeia archaeon, one region contains:
- the twy1 gene encoding 4-demethylwyosine synthase TYW1 yields the protein MHNEIPDKLTQLLKTQKYHLIGSHSAVKRCRWFHEALVNQRPCYKQKFYGIKTHKCVQMTPAVHYCNMHCSFCWRAHSGDKPDLRWRETPDARWDDPERIVEGCLEAQRKILTGYKGNPKTDEWKLREALKPGHVAISLTGEPTLYPHLSALLRLFNKRGFTTFLVSNGTIPEALSRLSEEPTQLYVSLCAYDEKTFLETCRPQFPNAWTRLNETLSHLPSFSCPTVLRLTLVKHHNLAHPELYAKLIKKANPTYVEPESYMHVGFSQLRLEYENTPSHMEINTFAKELAEGTGYHVLDEASESRVVLLSRLQKPIRLT from the coding sequence TTGCACAATGAAATTCCAGACAAACTCACCCAGCTACTGAAGACACAGAAATACCACTTAATAGGCTCACACTCAGCAGTCAAACGCTGCCGATGGTTCCATGAAGCCCTCGTCAATCAGCGCCCATGCTACAAACAGAAGTTCTACGGTATCAAAACGCACAAATGCGTTCAGATGACGCCGGCTGTCCACTACTGCAATATGCATTGCAGTTTCTGCTGGCGAGCACACAGTGGCGACAAGCCCGACCTCAGATGGAGAGAGACGCCAGATGCACGCTGGGATGACCCTGAACGGATTGTTGAAGGGTGCCTCGAAGCGCAAAGAAAGATACTAACAGGCTACAAGGGCAACCCAAAAACCGACGAATGGAAACTCAGAGAAGCCCTGAAACCAGGACACGTGGCAATAAGCCTTACAGGCGAACCCACCCTCTACCCACACTTGAGCGCATTGCTTCGCCTGTTCAACAAGCGGGGATTCACGACGTTCTTGGTTTCAAATGGAACCATACCCGAAGCGCTGAGCAGACTCAGCGAAGAACCAACCCAGCTGTATGTTTCGCTCTGTGCCTACGATGAGAAAACTTTTCTCGAAACATGTCGCCCGCAGTTCCCAAACGCTTGGACTAGGCTAAATGAAACTCTAAGCCATCTTCCCAGCTTCAGTTGTCCCACCGTGCTCAGACTTACTCTTGTTAAGCATCACAATCTGGCGCACCCCGAACTCTACGCAAAGCTGATCAAGAAAGCCAATCCCACTTACGTTGAACCAGAAAGCTACATGCACGTTGGCTTCTCTCAACTCCGCCTCGAATACGAGAACACGCCAAGCCACATGGAGATCAACACGTTCGCGAAAGAATTAGCGGAAGGAACAGGATACCACGTGCTTGATGAAGCATCTGAAAGCCGAGTTGTCCTCTTGAGCAGGCTGCAAAAGCCTATTAGGCTAACATGA
- a CDS encoding 4Fe-4S binding protein has protein sequence MSKEREPQKDMKPRADEARTPGLRKRLLRFQTARVIVQLFLFFLFNAVFLGLGPWPILLPVTGLLGVPTKTMGDAFGALQYMLYLLIPPWLAIASIFVASVLVGRAFCAWACPFGLVQDILEVMKRRHTTVSPRTHSQMVNVKYFVLIATLLVSGLLTLSIVGGLGRGYQDALGVFAMAPFNALSPADTLFAVIPRTVLDVRHTLPLFFEPSADAAGLIANSISSSQALFWARLVVLGLTLALAVYVPRGWCRYFCPQGALSAILMRFSFLGLKRDPVRCGKDCRDCVKACPMVVPILDEPWEKFTHPECIMCLKCVDACSTAAIRPKFP, from the coding sequence TTGAGTAAGGAAAGAGAACCACAAAAAGATATGAAGCCCAGAGCCGACGAGGCTAGAACCCCGGGTCTCAGAAAACGACTGTTGAGATTTCAAACCGCAAGAGTCATCGTGCAGTTGTTTCTATTTTTCTTGTTCAACGCAGTTTTTCTGGGTTTGGGACCATGGCCTATACTTCTGCCTGTAACTGGGTTGCTGGGCGTTCCAACTAAGACTATGGGAGACGCGTTCGGTGCGTTGCAATACATGCTCTATTTGCTGATTCCACCATGGCTTGCCATAGCGTCAATATTCGTGGCTTCGGTTCTTGTTGGTCGAGCTTTCTGCGCGTGGGCTTGCCCGTTCGGCTTGGTTCAAGACATACTAGAAGTCATGAAGAGAAGACACACAACGGTTTCGCCACGCACTCACAGTCAGATGGTTAATGTGAAGTATTTTGTCCTGATTGCGACGCTACTAGTCTCTGGTCTTCTGACTTTATCTATCGTTGGTGGACTTGGAAGAGGCTACCAGGATGCGCTAGGAGTCTTCGCCATGGCTCCGTTCAATGCGTTAAGCCCAGCAGATACATTGTTCGCTGTGATTCCCCGAACGGTTTTGGATGTGCGTCATACGCTGCCTCTGTTCTTTGAGCCTAGTGCTGATGCTGCTGGCTTGATTGCCAACTCGATATCTTCTAGTCAAGCGCTGTTTTGGGCTCGATTGGTAGTCCTTGGATTGACCTTGGCTCTTGCTGTGTATGTCCCAAGGGGCTGGTGCCGATACTTTTGTCCTCAAGGCGCTTTGTCAGCCATCCTAATGCGCTTCAGCTTCCTAGGTTTGAAACGTGATCCTGTGCGCTGTGGAAAAGACTGCCGCGACTGTGTCAAAGCCTGTCCCATGGTGGTTCCTATATTGGATGAGCCATGGGAGAAATTCACGCACCCCGAATGCATAATGTGTCTGAAATGCGTCGATGCTTGTTCAACAGCGGCTATAAGACCGAAGTTTCCATGA
- a CDS encoding NUDIX hydrolase translates to MVRREVQAVIFDEVDNAKKVLILKKIDYSARRHRWRLLKGGVNNGETETEGLQREISEETGLRNIKIIGKVHNYEFFFRHIRHVVSSYVVEANSKEPIKLQKSEVADYVWTTKEEALQMLHWNNEKEALARLR, encoded by the coding sequence ATGGTGCGACGGGAAGTTCAGGCAGTTATCTTCGACGAAGTTGACAACGCAAAGAAAGTTCTGATTCTCAAGAAAATCGATTACTCAGCTCGACGGCATCGTTGGCGATTGCTCAAGGGTGGAGTAAACAACGGCGAAACCGAAACCGAAGGATTGCAAAGAGAAATCTCTGAGGAAACAGGCCTAAGGAACATCAAAATAATAGGCAAAGTGCATAACTACGAGTTCTTCTTCAGACACATCAGACACGTGGTTTCAAGCTATGTAGTCGAAGCTAACTCAAAGGAACCTATAAAACTGCAGAAATCAGAAGTCGCTGACTACGTTTGGACAACAAAAGAGGAAGCCCTCCAAATGCTTCACTGGAATAATGAAAAAGAGGCACTTGCTCGCCTGAGATAA
- the amrS gene encoding AmmeMemoRadiSam system radical SAM enzyme: MQQLQEYSELIRLPVVHEALLYEKQRGNKVKCNLCEWRCTIPQGNKGICKTRINIDGTLLTLVYGDLSALESRPIEIKPLFHYWPGSSALTFSTWSCNFNCQWCQNHHLSKKEPDPLKSNHYFSPEKIVNLATNQHDTGLCASFQEPTMLTEWALPVFSLGRQKGLYSCYVSNGYMTQEALKLLKDTGMTGLKIDVKGDKETYQKHCGGAEVEKVWHNAHEAKKMGLHVEIVNLVVTDVNDDDECLQWIIKKHLKNVGADAPLHFTRYSPAYKFTKPSTTVDTLEKAYTMAKKEGVNYPYIGNVQGHKYENTYCPKCGDTLIQRFDHTITQYEVTEDKKCPKCGHLIPITGRRIKRSQPLA; this comes from the coding sequence ATGCAACAACTGCAGGAATACTCTGAGCTAATACGCCTTCCCGTAGTTCACGAGGCTTTACTCTACGAGAAACAAAGAGGCAACAAAGTCAAATGCAACCTATGCGAATGGCGCTGCACTATCCCACAGGGCAACAAAGGCATCTGCAAAACCAGAATCAACATCGACGGCACACTGCTCACACTAGTCTACGGCGATTTAAGCGCGTTGGAAAGCCGACCTATCGAAATCAAACCCCTCTTCCACTACTGGCCCGGCTCATCAGCGCTCACGTTTTCCACATGGTCATGCAACTTCAACTGCCAATGGTGCCAAAACCACCACCTATCGAAAAAAGAGCCAGATCCACTTAAATCAAACCATTACTTCAGCCCAGAAAAAATCGTCAACCTCGCCACAAACCAACACGACACGGGCTTATGCGCCAGCTTCCAAGAACCCACTATGCTCACAGAATGGGCTCTCCCAGTCTTCAGCTTAGGACGCCAAAAAGGACTCTACTCATGCTACGTCTCAAACGGGTACATGACACAGGAAGCACTGAAACTCTTGAAAGACACAGGCATGACCGGACTAAAGATCGATGTGAAAGGCGACAAGGAAACCTACCAAAAACACTGCGGCGGCGCAGAAGTGGAAAAAGTATGGCACAACGCCCACGAAGCCAAGAAAATGGGCCTCCACGTGGAAATCGTCAACCTCGTCGTGACCGACGTGAACGATGACGACGAATGCCTGCAATGGATTATTAAGAAGCATTTGAAGAACGTGGGCGCAGACGCTCCTCTGCACTTCACACGGTACAGCCCAGCTTACAAGTTCACAAAGCCATCAACCACAGTTGATACCTTAGAGAAAGCCTACACTATGGCTAAGAAAGAAGGAGTCAATTACCCGTACATCGGAAACGTCCAAGGACACAAATACGAAAACACCTACTGCCCAAAATGCGGCGACACACTAATCCAACGCTTCGACCATACCATAACGCAATACGAAGTAACAGAAGACAAAAAATGCCCAAAATGCGGTCACTTAATACCGATCACTGGACGCCGAATTAAGAGATCGCAACCACTCGCTTAG
- a CDS encoding sulfite oxidase-like oxidoreductase — translation MDKEGHRIPPNQRVTSKFPVLHVGSVPKFDVKSWDFAVEGPVENPVRLSFEEFVKLPKAVRISDFHCVTGWSRLDNRWEGVTFRTIVDVVKPLKEAKYVTVVAEGDYATSLPLEELLGDDVLLAYVFEGKPLEAVHGGPLRLIVPKKYAYKSAKWVRKLRFTKEQELGFWEQRGYSNTADPWKEERYG, via the coding sequence TTGGACAAGGAGGGGCATAGGATTCCGCCGAATCAGAGGGTGACGTCGAAGTTTCCGGTTTTGCATGTCGGTTCTGTGCCCAAGTTTGATGTGAAATCGTGGGATTTCGCGGTTGAGGGTCCGGTTGAGAATCCGGTTCGGCTTAGTTTTGAGGAGTTTGTGAAGCTTCCGAAGGCGGTGAGGATTAGCGATTTTCACTGCGTCACTGGGTGGAGCCGCTTGGACAATAGGTGGGAAGGCGTAACGTTCAGGACCATTGTCGATGTGGTTAAGCCGTTGAAAGAGGCCAAGTACGTGACAGTTGTGGCTGAGGGGGATTATGCGACGAGTTTGCCGCTTGAGGAACTGCTTGGCGACGATGTGCTTTTAGCGTATGTGTTTGAGGGTAAGCCTTTGGAGGCTGTGCATGGTGGACCGCTGCGGCTTATAGTGCCTAAGAAGTATGCGTACAAGAGTGCGAAGTGGGTTAGGAAGTTGAGGTTTACGAAGGAGCAGGAATTGGGGTTCTGGGAGCAGAGGGGATACAGCAACACGGCTGACCCTTGGAAAGAAGAAAGATACGGATAG
- a CDS encoding protein-L-isoaspartate(D-aspartate) O-methyltransferase, whose product MTVKAEWEQLIRNLIAEGILKTSNITRAIRLVSREPFLPDHMKQSYAIDAPLPIGWGQTASAPHMVSIMNEALQLEAGDKVLEVGAGSGWHAATIAEIIAPADQPKTTWGHVYTTEIIRDLADYARTNIEKAGYTERVTIIHHDGSQGYPPEAPYDRILVTAAAPDIPTPLTDQLKPDGGILLIPVGGTYYYQTLYRITKKDAQLTRENLGGVAFVPLTGKYGQHT is encoded by the coding sequence ATGACAGTTAAGGCTGAGTGGGAGCAGCTAATCCGCAATCTCATAGCCGAAGGAATACTCAAAACATCTAACATCACACGAGCAATCCGCCTAGTCAGCCGCGAACCCTTCTTACCTGACCACATGAAACAAAGCTACGCCATAGACGCACCGTTGCCAATAGGCTGGGGTCAAACAGCCTCAGCGCCACACATGGTATCAATCATGAACGAAGCACTACAACTCGAAGCCGGAGACAAAGTACTTGAAGTAGGCGCAGGCAGCGGCTGGCACGCAGCCACAATAGCCGAAATCATCGCGCCAGCAGACCAGCCCAAAACCACATGGGGGCACGTGTACACAACAGAAATCATACGAGACCTAGCCGACTACGCCAGAACAAACATAGAAAAAGCCGGCTACACTGAACGCGTCACAATAATCCATCATGACGGCTCCCAAGGCTATCCACCTGAAGCGCCCTACGACCGCATCCTAGTCACCGCAGCCGCACCAGACATACCTACGCCTTTAACAGACCAACTCAAACCAGACGGCGGAATCTTACTCATACCTGTCGGCGGCACATACTATTATCAAACCTTGTACCGCATAACCAAAAAAGACGCACAGCTCACACGCGAAAACCTAGGCGGAGTAGCCTTCGTACCCTTAACCGGAAAATACGGACAACACACATAA
- the glmS gene encoding glutamine--fructose-6-phosphate transaminase (isomerizing) codes for MCGIFGSIVKNGAAAPVIHAGLKRLEYRGYDSVGQVTVEDGRLFIKKDAGNIDDVHKLLDLDDMPGRVGIGHTRWATHGAPYQVNAHPHTDCTDEIAVVHNGIIENFADLKLELETKGHVFKSKTDTEVVSHLIEEAMKGGLSLAEAVRDAANRLDGSYSIAVVSAREPDKIVCARKESPLVVGINEGEVYCASDIPAFLPLTKKALIVENGELVVLTANRYEIRRLSDWSVVPRQPEVVDWDPEMAEKQGYPHFMLKEIYEQPNTLRNTLRLQNQFLDLMTEFLDRAGEVFLVACGTSYHACLAASYMFSKLAFLATHPIIASEFVEQHGRSVNIDSTILFVSQSGETADTLSALDHARLRAATVLGLTNVIGSTLTRVSRVYVCQQSGPEIGVAATKTFTSQLSVLSQLALRLAKKRGKVSHVEIEFLEDKLEQIPDIADEILRTQTEKIKALAKKYSRSQCFFYLGRGISSATANEGRLKLMEISYVPAIAYPAGESKHGPISLIEPGFPVVFICPKDDTHRAVVSNIMEMKARGASIIVLCEEGDEEIKRYGDDFIEVPKGIPEILSPILYVIPMQLFAYHVALEKGLNPDMPRNLAKSVTVK; via the coding sequence ATGTGCGGAATATTCGGCAGCATAGTAAAGAATGGTGCGGCTGCACCTGTTATTCACGCGGGTTTGAAGCGGCTAGAGTATCGTGGCTATGATTCTGTGGGTCAAGTTACGGTTGAGGATGGCCGCTTGTTCATTAAGAAGGATGCGGGCAACATCGATGATGTTCACAAACTGTTGGATCTTGACGACATGCCTGGAAGAGTAGGCATAGGGCATACGCGTTGGGCTACCCATGGCGCGCCTTATCAAGTGAACGCTCACCCGCACACTGACTGCACGGATGAGATTGCGGTTGTGCACAATGGGATTATTGAGAATTTTGCTGATTTGAAGTTGGAGCTTGAGACTAAAGGGCATGTTTTCAAGTCTAAAACGGATACTGAAGTGGTTTCGCATTTGATTGAGGAAGCGATGAAAGGCGGTTTGTCGCTGGCTGAGGCTGTGCGTGACGCTGCGAATCGTTTGGATGGCTCTTACTCTATTGCTGTTGTGTCTGCTCGTGAACCGGACAAGATTGTTTGTGCTCGTAAGGAGAGTCCGCTGGTTGTGGGCATTAATGAAGGCGAGGTCTATTGTGCCTCAGATATTCCTGCGTTTTTGCCTTTGACCAAGAAGGCTTTGATTGTTGAGAATGGCGAGCTAGTGGTTTTGACTGCAAATCGTTACGAGATTCGTCGTTTAAGCGACTGGAGTGTTGTGCCTCGTCAGCCTGAGGTAGTCGACTGGGATCCTGAGATGGCTGAGAAGCAGGGTTATCCGCATTTCATGTTGAAGGAGATCTATGAGCAGCCGAACACCTTGCGAAATACGCTGAGGTTGCAGAACCAGTTTCTGGATTTGATGACCGAGTTTTTGGACAGGGCGGGCGAAGTGTTTCTGGTTGCATGTGGCACGAGTTATCACGCCTGCTTGGCTGCGTCGTACATGTTTAGTAAGCTGGCGTTTTTGGCTACTCATCCGATTATTGCGTCGGAGTTTGTGGAGCAGCATGGCAGAAGCGTGAACATTGACAGTACAATTCTGTTTGTTAGCCAAAGTGGCGAAACAGCGGATACCTTATCGGCTTTGGATCATGCACGCCTGAGAGCGGCAACTGTGCTGGGCTTGACTAATGTGATTGGTTCGACTTTGACGCGTGTGAGCCGGGTTTACGTGTGTCAACAAAGCGGACCTGAGATCGGTGTGGCTGCGACCAAGACATTTACGAGTCAGCTGAGCGTTTTGTCGCAGTTGGCGCTTAGGCTAGCGAAGAAGCGTGGCAAAGTTTCGCATGTGGAAATCGAATTCCTGGAGGATAAGTTGGAGCAGATTCCAGATATCGCTGACGAGATTTTGAGGACGCAAACTGAGAAAATAAAGGCTTTGGCAAAGAAGTACAGTCGGAGTCAATGTTTCTTCTATTTGGGCAGAGGCATTAGTTCAGCGACGGCTAATGAGGGCAGGCTGAAGTTAATGGAAATATCATACGTGCCTGCCATTGCCTATCCTGCTGGTGAATCTAAGCACGGTCCCATCAGCCTGATTGAGCCGGGGTTTCCGGTGGTGTTCATTTGTCCAAAGGATGATACGCACCGGGCTGTGGTGAGCAACATCATGGAGATGAAGGCACGAGGCGCTTCGATTATCGTGTTGTGTGAGGAAGGCGACGAAGAAATCAAGCGTTATGGAGACGATTTCATTGAGGTGCCTAAGGGCATTCCAGAGATTCTCTCGCCTATATTGTATGTGATTCCCATGCAATTGTTTGCGTACCATGTGGCTTTGGAAAAAGGCTTGAACCCAGACATGCCACGCAACCTAGCAAAATCAGTAACAGTGAAATAA
- a CDS encoding D-cysteine desulfhydrase family protein, which produces MITAEELQKRIDKFPRVRLVHLPTPLERMPRLTASLNGPQLWIKREDCTGLAFGGNKERKAEFALGDALSKKADVVITTGPTQSNHARATAAAASKLGVKAILVITGEEPGSYDGNLLLNRLLGAEIRLLGGKPSKSDRARFMEEIAADLRKMGHIPYVIPAGASYPPGAAAYVNAMLELLRQARDYGFKIDNIVHAAGSGGTQAGLVLADKALGSEVAILGICAEPGIKNKLIEETVGIAVKTASLLDLKTNVMSDDVVLNEDYVGEACEKPTSEALRAIKLVAQTEGILLDPIYTGRAMAGLINLIKQGHYKRDDNVVFLHTGGTPALFPYRKEFV; this is translated from the coding sequence TTGATAACCGCAGAGGAACTTCAAAAAAGAATAGACAAGTTTCCCAGAGTCAGACTTGTGCATCTGCCTACGCCACTGGAAAGGATGCCTCGACTAACTGCCTCATTGAATGGTCCACAGTTGTGGATAAAGAGAGAAGACTGCACTGGTCTTGCGTTTGGTGGTAACAAGGAAAGGAAGGCAGAATTTGCATTGGGAGATGCGTTGAGCAAGAAGGCTGACGTTGTGATCACAACTGGACCCACACAATCAAATCATGCGCGGGCTACAGCCGCAGCCGCGAGCAAACTGGGCGTGAAAGCGATTCTGGTTATCACTGGTGAAGAACCGGGCAGTTATGATGGAAACCTGCTTTTGAACCGTCTTCTCGGAGCTGAGATTCGACTGCTTGGAGGAAAGCCTTCGAAGTCGGATAGGGCGCGTTTTATGGAGGAGATAGCGGCTGATTTGAGGAAGATGGGTCATATCCCCTATGTGATACCTGCAGGTGCCTCCTACCCTCCTGGGGCGGCTGCATATGTCAACGCTATGCTCGAGTTACTGAGGCAGGCACGCGACTACGGCTTCAAGATTGATAATATTGTTCATGCTGCAGGCTCCGGTGGAACTCAGGCTGGGCTCGTCCTGGCTGATAAGGCTCTAGGATCAGAGGTCGCAATCTTGGGGATTTGTGCCGAGCCAGGAATCAAGAACAAGCTAATTGAGGAAACCGTTGGGATTGCGGTGAAAACTGCTTCGCTCTTAGATCTTAAAACAAATGTGATGTCGGATGATGTGGTTTTGAACGAGGACTATGTTGGTGAGGCTTGTGAAAAACCGACTTCGGAAGCTCTGAGGGCTATTAAGCTAGTCGCGCAGACTGAGGGAATACTGCTCGACCCGATTTACACTGGCAGAGCCATGGCTGGGCTCATCAATCTCATAAAGCAGGGTCATTACAAAAGGGACGACAATGTTGTTTTCTTGCACACAGGTGGAACGCCAGCGCTCTTTCCCTACAGAAAGGAGTTTGTTTGA
- a CDS encoding helix-turn-helix domain-containing protein: protein MKKKLLLSGEPPSFEAKDIAIFDRPDQLKTLESRLSWQILRLIAENEMYPIQIAKKLGVHEQKVYYHIRRLAQAGIIEIVKEEEKKGAIARFYRVTFPAFGVELPFGNRKIAALDSTEMDEKLKEFFSPFLKDGVFDGKIIVGSPDPHGPFKARARDGHYAAYLSLFLGRYVTLPDDFVIKLDVDVKVEKEEKNNLILVGGPGTNLLTQEVNNHLPTRFSVKSTEEGFLFGGLISQRTGAVYTSDNIGLIAKITNPWDRTKRIIVTAGNKAVGTKACVLALTKFWKETLKNFNAADDFAAVIQGFDMDGDGKVDAIEVLE from the coding sequence ATGAAAAAGAAACTCTTGCTCAGCGGCGAACCGCCCAGTTTCGAGGCAAAAGACATAGCCATATTCGACCGTCCGGACCAGCTGAAAACACTTGAAAGCCGACTAAGCTGGCAAATCCTCAGGCTCATAGCCGAAAACGAAATGTACCCCATCCAAATCGCCAAAAAACTTGGCGTTCATGAGCAGAAGGTCTATTACCACATACGAAGACTCGCCCAAGCAGGAATCATAGAAATCGTCAAAGAAGAAGAGAAGAAAGGTGCGATAGCTAGGTTCTACAGAGTCACGTTTCCAGCCTTCGGCGTCGAATTGCCTTTCGGAAACCGCAAGATCGCAGCCTTAGACAGCACAGAAATGGATGAAAAACTCAAAGAATTCTTCTCACCGTTCCTGAAAGACGGCGTGTTCGACGGCAAAATTATAGTCGGCAGCCCAGATCCTCATGGACCATTCAAGGCTCGAGCCAGAGATGGACACTACGCCGCATACCTAAGCCTGTTCCTCGGACGATACGTAACGCTACCCGACGACTTCGTGATAAAACTCGACGTAGACGTCAAAGTCGAAAAAGAGGAAAAGAACAACCTCATCCTCGTAGGTGGACCAGGCACAAACCTACTCACCCAAGAAGTCAACAACCATCTACCCACACGCTTCAGCGTAAAATCAACCGAAGAAGGATTCCTGTTCGGCGGACTCATCTCCCAAAGGACCGGCGCGGTTTATACTAGCGACAACATCGGCTTAATAGCGAAAATAACTAATCCATGGGATAGAACCAAACGAATCATAGTCACAGCGGGCAATAAGGCAGTGGGCACAAAAGCCTGCGTATTGGCGTTAACCAAGTTTTGGAAAGAAACCCTCAAAAACTTCAACGCTGCAGACGACTTCGCCGCGGTCATTCAAGGTTTCGACATGGACGGCGACGGAAAAGTCGACGCCATAGAAGTCCTAGAATAA
- a CDS encoding DUF371 domain-containing protein has product MKATEVIHARGHQNVTSTNRTTLEITKETHLTRRGDCIIAIDSNKGARDLNSKFKKAAQNEKAKIAIHFEADGEVEVVKAWGSPHLTFTHPTDLVVRKSDYVCDRTLAIRADKAAQDFPRTLIEKMQNPKQKIKITLTVYKAT; this is encoded by the coding sequence TTGAAAGCAACCGAAGTCATCCATGCACGTGGACACCAAAACGTCACATCCACTAACAGGACAACTCTTGAAATCACCAAAGAAACACATCTAACCAGACGCGGCGACTGCATAATCGCGATCGACTCAAACAAAGGAGCAAGAGACCTGAACTCAAAGTTCAAGAAAGCTGCCCAAAACGAGAAAGCCAAAATCGCAATCCACTTCGAAGCAGACGGGGAAGTTGAAGTTGTCAAAGCTTGGGGAAGCCCTCACCTAACCTTCACGCATCCAACCGATCTTGTTGTCAGAAAAAGCGACTACGTGTGCGATCGAACACTCGCCATCCGAGCGGATAAAGCTGCCCAAGACTTCCCGAGAACACTGATTGAAAAAATGCAGAACCCAAAACAAAAAATTAAGATCACCCTAACCGTGTATAAGGCTACGTGA
- a CDS encoding class I SAM-dependent methyltransferase family protein yields the protein MPDAVGLKVPKTSAQEAIMLTRELALLNRELRVHRDNDSIHIPLVRKPLPIELEKLKRALPELQIAQRKFEENLGKPVTLVDILSGKLPPHVLASLPHSIDFVGDIAVVEVPPELEQYKGIIGDAILSVHERVKTVLSKWSPVTGVYRLRTFEVIGGEAKTQTVHKEHDCVFSVDLAKAYFTPRLSYEHSRVASSVREGEIVVDMFAGVGPFSIHIAKTHGKVRVYAIDVNPGAYEFLKKNIVVNRVVGKVTPVLGDARQVINERLVGVADRVVMNLPEKAIGYVDAACRALRSDGGIIHYYQFSNTPEPTETAKTRFAEAVEQSNRRLRKILGTRIVRGIAPFTYQVVIDAEVT from the coding sequence TTGCCTGACGCAGTTGGCCTAAAGGTTCCAAAGACTTCTGCCCAAGAAGCCATCATGCTAACCAGAGAATTGGCGCTCTTGAATCGTGAACTTAGGGTGCATCGGGACAACGATTCCATTCACATTCCATTGGTGCGCAAGCCACTTCCAATAGAACTTGAGAAACTGAAACGCGCCTTGCCTGAGTTGCAGATCGCGCAGCGGAAATTCGAGGAGAACCTAGGGAAACCAGTCACGCTTGTGGACATTCTAAGCGGCAAGTTGCCACCTCATGTGCTGGCCAGTCTGCCGCATTCAATTGATTTTGTGGGTGACATAGCTGTTGTTGAAGTTCCACCCGAGCTTGAACAGTATAAGGGGATCATCGGCGACGCCATTTTGTCAGTTCATGAGAGGGTGAAGACTGTTCTCTCGAAGTGGAGTCCGGTGACCGGTGTTTATCGTCTTCGAACTTTTGAGGTCATTGGAGGAGAGGCGAAGACTCAAACAGTGCACAAAGAGCATGACTGCGTGTTTTCTGTGGATCTCGCGAAGGCTTACTTTACGCCGCGTCTGTCCTATGAGCATTCCCGCGTTGCGTCTTCGGTCAGGGAAGGCGAAATCGTGGTCGACATGTTTGCGGGCGTCGGACCTTTTTCCATCCATATCGCTAAAACGCATGGGAAAGTGCGTGTTTACGCCATAGATGTAAATCCCGGTGCTTACGAATTTCTGAAGAAAAACATAGTGGTCAACCGAGTTGTGGGCAAAGTTACGCCCGTTCTAGGCGACGCAAGACAGGTCATCAATGAAAGGCTGGTTGGAGTCGCCGACCGCGTGGTTATGAACTTGCCTGAAAAAGCCATAGGATACGTGGATGCGGCGTGTAGAGCGCTGAGATCAGACGGCGGCATCATACACTATTACCAGTTCAGCAACACACCTGAACCCACAGAGACTGCAAAGACTAGGTTCGCTGAGGCAGTTGAGCAGTCTAATCGGCGCTTGAGAAAAATATTGGGGACAAGAATTGTGCGTGGGATTGCGCCGTTCACGTATCAAGTGGTAATCGATGCAGAGGTCACGTAG